In Primulina eburnea isolate SZY01 chromosome 3, ASM2296580v1, whole genome shotgun sequence, one DNA window encodes the following:
- the LOC140825264 gene encoding acetylornithine deacetylase-like: MYGVACDLDSRGFHVLCKTTEEVVGHVKPYSITGSLPLIRELQDEGFDVQTSGYGTIHSLLTGSHNGSRHGAIV, from the exons ATGTATGGAGTAGCTTGTGATCTTGATTCTCGTGGTTTCCATGTATTATGCAAAACTACCGAAGAGGTTGTTGGGCATGTAAAACCATATTCTATCACTGGTAGCTTGCCTCTCATACGGGAATTACAG GATGAAGGTTTTGATGTTCAAACTTCTGGCTATGGTACGATTCACTCTTTACTTACAG GATCTCATAATGGGTCGAGACATGGAGCGATAGTGTAA